A region of Thiofilum sp. DNA encodes the following proteins:
- the murC gene encoding UDP-N-acetylmuramate--L-alanine ligase — MQLGSQNFTRKRIKQLHFIGIGGAGMGGIAEVVANLGYKVSGSDAAESAMTERLRQLGVTVFKGHAAQQIEGADVIVVSTAINEQNPEIIAAREQRIPIIRRAEMLAELMRFRHGIAIAGTHGKTTTTSLTTSLLIEGGLDPTYVIGGKLNSSASNSRLGTGEYLVAEADESDASFLHLQPMIAVVTNIDADHLSTYGGDFGKLKETFIEFLHHLPFYGLAVLCVDDEHVREILPQVNRPIITYGFTDEADIQATNVRYQGTQSFFTLHCRRSGRQLEVILNIPGRHNVLNAMAAIAIAMELDINEQAILQALAQFQGVGRRFQIAGDIETAAGKVTLVDDYGHHPREMAVTLAAARNVWPDRRLVLVFQPHRYTRTRDLFEDFAQVLSEPDVLVLMDVYAASEEPIAGADGRTLARAIRTRGKVDPIFVNGPDEVPTVLKDILKDGDVILTQGAGSVGALAHSLPNSLGVKGDE, encoded by the coding sequence ATGCAATTAGGCAGCCAAAATTTTACCCGCAAGCGTATTAAGCAACTACACTTTATAGGTATCGGTGGCGCGGGTATGGGCGGTATTGCAGAAGTGGTTGCGAATTTAGGCTATAAAGTGTCCGGCTCGGATGCCGCAGAAAGTGCCATGACCGAGCGCTTGCGTCAGTTAGGGGTGACAGTATTTAAAGGTCATGCGGCGCAACAAATTGAAGGGGCTGATGTTATTGTCGTCTCTACCGCGATTAATGAGCAGAATCCTGAAATTATAGCCGCACGCGAGCAACGTATTCCGATTATTCGCCGTGCCGAAATGCTAGCCGAGTTAATGCGTTTTCGCCACGGAATTGCTATAGCCGGTACTCATGGCAAAACCACGACGACCAGTTTAACGACCAGTTTATTAATTGAGGGTGGCTTAGATCCCACTTATGTGATTGGTGGCAAGCTTAATAGCTCAGCGAGCAATTCAAGATTAGGCACGGGTGAATATTTAGTCGCCGAGGCGGATGAAAGTGATGCATCGTTTCTACACTTACAACCCATGATTGCCGTAGTAACCAATATTGATGCGGATCATTTATCAACGTATGGCGGCGATTTTGGCAAGCTCAAGGAAACCTTCATTGAATTTTTGCATCATTTACCGTTTTATGGCCTAGCGGTGTTGTGCGTGGATGATGAGCATGTGCGAGAAATTCTGCCACAGGTGAACCGCCCGATTATTACTTATGGGTTTACGGATGAAGCGGATATTCAAGCCACGAATGTGCGTTATCAAGGTACACAAAGCTTTTTTACTTTGCATTGTCGCCGTTCTGGTCGTCAGTTAGAGGTCATACTCAATATCCCCGGTCGCCACAATGTACTAAACGCTATGGCAGCAATAGCGATTGCTATGGAGTTAGATATTAATGAGCAGGCTATTTTGCAAGCCTTAGCACAGTTTCAAGGCGTGGGGCGGCGCTTCCAAATCGCGGGCGATATTGAGACAGCAGCAGGCAAAGTGACTTTAGTGGATGATTACGGTCATCATCCGCGTGAAATGGCAGTCACTTTAGCCGCAGCGCGTAATGTCTGGCCCGATAGACGTTTGGTATTAGTATTTCAGCCGCATCGCTATACGCGTACTCGTGATTTATTTGAAGATTTTGCCCAAGTATTATCCGAGCCTGATGTATTAGTATTGATGGATGTCTATGCAGCGAGCGAGGAGCCGATTGCCGGTGCGGATGGGCGTACCTTAGCACGCGCGATTCGGACACGCGGTAAAGTAGATCCCATTTTTGTGAATGGACCGGATGAGGTTCCAACGGTCTTAAAAGACATTTTAAAGGATGGTGATGTCATCCTGACTCAAGGTGCGGGAAGTGTGGGAGCACTTGCGCATAGTTTGCCGAATAGTTTAGGGGTAAAGGGCGATGAATGA
- the argJ gene encoding bifunctional glutamate N-acetyltransferase/amino-acid acetyltransferase ArgJ — protein MAVHLSVPEFLLPIKGIRLATINAGIRYKNRDDMVLIEAAEGSSVAAVFTRNAFCAAPVTVARAHLAQAPIRYLMINAGNANAGTGSEGLAAATTTCEALAQVAGVNTNQVLPFSTGVIGVQLPVAKVTSALPELVASLTEDNWMKAARAIMTTDTLPKGISKQVSIGGQTITITGIAKGAGMIHPNMATMLSYIATDAQVEASFLQQTLSSVVDDTFNCITIDGDTSTNDALVLIATGASGVAVGENELATFHAALKEVCLFLAQAIVRDGEGATKFIDVQVEQARSREEAHTVANTVALSPLVKTALFASDPNWGRILAAVGRSPIDSLDVSRISIYLGDTLLVKGGQPSPDYTEAQGQAETKKDEIKIRISLGRGDAVANVWTCDFSFDYVKINAEYRS, from the coding sequence ATGGCTGTTCATTTATCAGTTCCAGAGTTTTTATTACCTATTAAAGGTATTCGTTTAGCTACGATCAATGCGGGCATTCGTTATAAAAATCGTGATGATATGGTGCTCATTGAGGCTGCTGAAGGTAGTAGCGTAGCTGCCGTATTTACGCGTAATGCTTTTTGTGCCGCACCGGTTACGGTAGCAAGAGCACATCTGGCACAAGCCCCAATTCGCTATTTAATGATTAATGCAGGTAATGCGAATGCAGGTACGGGTAGTGAGGGCTTAGCCGCAGCCACCACTACTTGTGAAGCTTTAGCACAAGTAGCGGGGGTGAATACTAATCAAGTATTGCCTTTCTCCACGGGTGTGATCGGTGTGCAATTACCGGTGGCAAAAGTCACTTCAGCGTTGCCGGAGCTAGTTGCCTCGCTCACTGAAGATAATTGGATGAAAGCTGCACGCGCAATTATGACCACGGATACTCTGCCCAAAGGGATTAGTAAACAGGTCAGTATAGGCGGGCAAACCATTACTATCACGGGGATAGCTAAGGGCGCGGGCATGATTCATCCCAATATGGCTACGATGTTGAGCTATATTGCGACGGATGCTCAAGTAGAGGCTAGCTTTTTACAACAAACGCTGAGCAGCGTGGTAGACGATACCTTTAACTGTATCACTATAGACGGCGATACTTCGACTAATGATGCTTTAGTGTTGATTGCAACAGGGGCATCAGGGGTAGCGGTAGGCGAAAATGAATTAGCAACTTTCCACGCGGCACTAAAAGAGGTTTGCCTATTCCTCGCTCAAGCGATTGTTCGCGATGGTGAGGGCGCTACTAAATTTATCGATGTTCAAGTAGAACAAGCACGTAGTCGGGAAGAAGCGCACACGGTTGCTAATACGGTGGCTCTATCTCCTTTAGTCAAGACCGCACTCTTTGCTAGTGACCCTAATTGGGGACGCATTTTAGCCGCAGTAGGGCGTAGTCCGATTGATAGCTTAGATGTGAGCCGTATTAGTATCTATTTAGGCGATACGCTGCTGGTGAAAGGGGGGCAACCTTCACCGGATTATACTGAGGCTCAAGGTCAAGCCGAAACTAAAAAAGACGAGATTAAAATTCGTATTAGCTTAGGTCGAGGTGATGCAGTCGCCAATGTGTGGACTTGTGATTTCTCCTTTGATTACGTGAAAATCAATGCAGAATACCGCAGCTAA
- a CDS encoding cell division protein FtsQ/DivIB: protein MIGLGLFIYYWLLNPSNLTIKQVDIQGQFHYINPEELGTQIKPYTDTNLFLLDEAGLEQFLEQQSWIRAASLRKIWPQRLEVLLEEQVPVAFWGKSQLLNQYGEIFTGSLPEKQGIFPYLYSPSEKGRELGERYVELTRLLSNLSLEISELTEDAAGSWVIRFKNGPEVVIGRKDYEKRLSRLKVGYVQALKDKFSQIRRIDLRYTNGFAVEWKQIPTSFLEPDISKKIGS, encoded by the coding sequence ATGATAGGCTTGGGACTTTTTATTTATTATTGGCTATTAAATCCCAGTAATTTAACTATTAAACAGGTCGATATTCAGGGACAATTTCATTATATTAACCCTGAGGAGTTAGGGACGCAGATAAAACCTTATACAGATACTAATCTATTTCTCTTAGATGAGGCTGGCTTAGAGCAGTTTTTAGAGCAACAGTCTTGGATTAGAGCCGCGAGTTTACGTAAAATTTGGCCCCAGCGTTTAGAAGTTTTATTAGAAGAGCAAGTACCCGTGGCTTTTTGGGGAAAAAGCCAGCTTTTAAATCAATATGGTGAAATTTTCACCGGAAGCTTGCCAGAAAAACAAGGTATATTTCCTTATTTATACAGTCCTAGTGAAAAAGGGCGTGAATTAGGTGAACGTTATGTCGAGTTAACTCGTTTATTAAGTAATCTCTCATTGGAGATTAGTGAGTTGACGGAAGATGCTGCGGGAAGTTGGGTAATTCGTTTTAAAAATGGCCCAGAAGTGGTTATTGGACGAAAAGACTATGAAAAACGTTTGAGCCGCCTTAAAGTAGGCTACGTTCAAGCATTAAAAGACAAATTTTCCCAGATTCGTCGTATCGATTTACGTTACACGAATGGTTTTGCCGTAGAATGGAAGCAAATCCCAACCAGCTTTTTAGAGCCAGACATCTCTAAAAAGATCGGGAGTTAA
- the ftsZ gene encoding cell division protein FtsZ: MFELMDAFEKGATIKVIGVGGGGGNAVKNMLESGIEGVDFICANTDAQALHGTGVKSVIQLGSALTKGLGAGANPEVGREAALDDRDRIKDMISGSDMLFITAGMGGGTGTGAAPVVAEIARDMGILTVAVVTKPFPFEGTKRMKAAEFGIAELAKHVDSLITIPNQKLLTSLGKNVSLLEAFKAANNVLLNAVQGIAELITRPGLINVDFADVRTVMSGMGVSMMGMGRAQGEDRAAKAAAAAISSPLLEDIRLDGAKGILVNITAGMDMGIHEFEEVGEVIRQFASDEATVVVGTVIDPEMRDEIRVTLVATGLEDSPSSVSLTQRQNAQPQAAQRPAVVAPAPSRQDKIRTLRPVVIDTSADNLPVKDRSSNRSYDPERILDIPAFLRNQAD; this comes from the coding sequence ATGTTCGAGTTGATGGACGCTTTTGAAAAAGGCGCCACCATTAAAGTAATTGGTGTGGGTGGCGGCGGTGGTAATGCAGTTAAAAACATGCTGGAGTCAGGTATTGAGGGTGTAGATTTCATCTGTGCCAATACTGATGCTCAAGCACTCCACGGCACTGGAGTTAAATCAGTTATTCAGTTAGGTAGTGCACTGACCAAAGGTTTAGGCGCAGGCGCTAACCCTGAGGTAGGGCGTGAGGCTGCTCTAGATGATCGTGATCGTATTAAGGATATGATCAGCGGTAGTGATATGCTGTTTATTACCGCAGGCATGGGAGGTGGCACAGGTACAGGTGCTGCACCCGTAGTAGCAGAGATTGCCCGCGATATGGGGATTTTAACGGTTGCAGTAGTGACCAAGCCTTTCCCCTTTGAAGGCACTAAGCGTATGAAGGCAGCCGAATTTGGTATTGCCGAATTAGCTAAGCATGTCGACTCGCTGATCACCATTCCCAATCAGAAATTACTGACTTCTTTGGGCAAAAATGTTTCTTTATTAGAAGCTTTTAAAGCAGCTAATAATGTATTGCTCAATGCAGTACAGGGCATTGCTGAGCTGATTACTCGCCCCGGCTTGATTAACGTCGACTTTGCTGATGTGCGTACCGTTATGTCCGGCATGGGTGTTTCCATGATGGGTATGGGGCGTGCTCAAGGTGAAGATCGTGCCGCCAAAGCGGCGGCAGCAGCTATTTCTAGCCCGCTATTAGAAGATATTCGCTTAGATGGCGCGAAAGGTATTCTAGTTAATATTACCGCAGGCATGGATATGGGTATCCATGAGTTTGAAGAGGTAGGCGAGGTGATTCGCCAGTTTGCTTCAGATGAGGCTACAGTGGTAGTAGGTACTGTTATCGATCCAGAAATGCGCGATGAAATTCGTGTAACTTTGGTTGCGACGGGTCTAGAGGACAGCCCCTCTAGTGTGAGCTTAACTCAACGGCAAAATGCCCAACCCCAAGCAGCACAAAGACCCGCAGTAGTAGCACCAGCACCTAGTCGTCAAGACAAAATTCGTACTTTGCGTCCGGTAGTGATTGATACCAGTGCTGATAATTTGCCAGTCAAAGATCGCAGTAGTAATCGTTCTTATGATCCAGAGCGTATCTTAGATATTCCAGCTTTTTTGCGTAATCAAGCTGATTAA
- the mutT gene encoding 8-oxo-dGTP diphosphatase MutT, with protein sequence MQNTAANLPIIHVVAAIIVSPDSRQVLLAKRPSHKHQGGKWEFPGGKVEPNELATHALARELAEELGIDTQPHEMHLFQEIHHTYPEKQVHLEFWWVKAFSGVPQGLEGQTIQWFAWADLSSLVFPEANQPIVKRLVAQNN encoded by the coding sequence ATGCAGAATACCGCAGCTAATTTACCCATCATCCATGTTGTGGCGGCTATTATTGTGAGTCCTGATAGTCGCCAAGTGCTCTTGGCTAAACGTCCTAGTCATAAGCATCAAGGCGGTAAGTGGGAGTTTCCGGGTGGAAAGGTAGAGCCTAATGAATTAGCCACTCATGCTCTGGCGCGTGAGTTAGCTGAGGAATTAGGGATTGATACCCAGCCACACGAGATGCATCTTTTTCAAGAGATACATCATACTTATCCAGAAAAGCAGGTGCATTTAGAGTTTTGGTGGGTAAAGGCTTTTAGTGGAGTTCCACAGGGTTTAGAGGGTCAAACAATACAATGGTTTGCTTGGGCTGACTTAAGCAGTCTAGTGTTTCCTGAAGCCAACCAGCCAATTGTAAAGCGTTTAGTTGCTCAAAATAATTAG
- the ftsA gene encoding cell division protein FtsA: MSKKNDHNRIVALDIGTSKVVALVGEVNDNGRLEIIGIGSCPSRGMKKGVVVNIESTIQSIQRAIEEAELMAGVQIDSVYVGIAGSHVRSLNSHGIVAIKDKEVTDNDVDRVMDAARAVAIPADQRILHVLPQEYIIDQQEGIREPVGMAGVRLEARVHLVTAAHSAAQNIIKCVERCGLQVEDIILEQVASSYAVLEEDEKELGVCLVDIGGGTSDIAVFLNGSIHHTAVIPIAGDQVTNDIAVAVRTPTQHAESIKIQYGCALRQLVDDDELIEVPGVGEREPRSLSKQTLASVIEPRYEELFSLVLQELRRSGYEERIGAGIVLTGGTSKMRGAVTLAEEVFHMPVRIGMPRDIGGLRGEVENPIHSTGVGLLLYGIAQQSYGERRTYDTSVASDGVWERIKSWFNGNF, translated from the coding sequence ATGTCAAAGAAAAATGACCATAATCGCATTGTTGCCTTAGATATTGGAACTTCTAAGGTAGTAGCATTAGTGGGTGAAGTAAATGATAATGGCCGTTTAGAAATTATTGGTATTGGCTCTTGCCCCTCACGCGGTATGAAGAAAGGGGTGGTGGTCAATATTGAATCTACTATTCAATCAATTCAGCGTGCTATTGAAGAAGCTGAGTTGATGGCAGGTGTGCAAATTGACTCGGTATATGTAGGTATTGCTGGCAGCCATGTACGTAGCTTAAATTCGCATGGTATTGTGGCCATTAAAGATAAAGAAGTGACCGATAATGATGTAGATCGTGTCATGGATGCTGCGCGAGCGGTAGCGATTCCAGCCGATCAGCGTATTTTGCATGTATTGCCGCAAGAGTACATTATTGATCAGCAAGAAGGGATTCGTGAGCCTGTCGGTATGGCTGGAGTACGTCTTGAAGCACGCGTTCATTTAGTCACCGCTGCCCATAGTGCTGCACAAAATATTATTAAATGTGTCGAGCGTTGTGGTTTACAGGTAGAAGATATTATTTTAGAGCAAGTGGCTTCAAGCTATGCGGTCTTAGAAGAGGATGAAAAAGAACTAGGTGTTTGCTTAGTTGATATTGGTGGTGGTACGAGTGATATAGCTGTGTTTTTAAATGGCTCTATTCATCATACTGCTGTTATTCCCATCGCGGGTGATCAAGTGACTAATGATATTGCGGTTGCAGTACGAACCCCTACTCAACACGCAGAGTCTATTAAAATCCAATATGGCTGCGCTTTACGTCAACTCGTTGATGATGATGAACTCATTGAAGTCCCCGGAGTAGGCGAGAGAGAACCACGTAGTTTATCCAAGCAAACCCTAGCTTCGGTCATTGAACCGCGCTATGAAGAGCTGTTTTCATTAGTACTTCAAGAATTACGTCGTAGCGGTTATGAAGAACGCATTGGGGCTGGTATTGTATTGACAGGTGGTACGTCTAAAATGCGTGGAGCAGTCACCTTAGCCGAAGAAGTATTTCATATGCCCGTTAGAATTGGTATGCCACGTGATATAGGTGGTTTACGAGGTGAGGTAGAAAACCCCATTCATTCTACTGGCGTAGGTTTATTGTTATATGGTATTGCACAACAGTCTTACGGAGAACGACGTACTTATGATACTTCTGTAGCCTCTGATGGGGTATGGGAACGTATTAAAAGTTGGTTTAACGGAAATTTCTGA
- the lpxC gene encoding UDP-3-O-acyl-N-acetylglucosamine deacetylase, which translates to MLKQRTLKQAVSTVGIGLHSGKKVSIILRPAPSDTGIVFRRIDLGMEALIELHPERVGETMLCTALVNGTVKVSTIEHLLSALAALGIDNLYVDLDALEIPIMDGSASPFLYLILSAGIQEQSAPKRFIKIKKPITYDNGKGAWATLKPYDGFKIKFEIDFKHPAVDATAQFLEVDFARQAYASEISRARTFGFMRDIEKLRSLNLGLGGSLENAIVLDDYRVLNREGLRYSDEFVRHKILDAIGDLYTLGHGIIGAYHGFKSGHAINNLLVRELLKQREAWDIVTLGHTQKEKAIFADNYTLAPL; encoded by the coding sequence ATGCTGAAACAACGCACTTTAAAACAAGCCGTTTCTACGGTTGGCATTGGCCTGCATTCCGGTAAAAAAGTTTCTATTATCTTGCGTCCAGCGCCGAGCGATACGGGTATAGTATTTCGTCGTATTGATCTTGGTATGGAGGCTCTCATTGAATTGCATCCAGAGCGAGTGGGGGAGACCATGCTATGTACCGCCTTGGTGAACGGTACAGTCAAGGTGTCTACCATTGAGCATTTACTATCTGCGCTAGCCGCCTTAGGTATTGATAATCTCTATGTCGATTTAGATGCGCTTGAAATTCCTATTATGGATGGGAGTGCTTCGCCTTTTTTATATCTCATCTTATCCGCTGGAATCCAAGAACAGTCAGCACCGAAACGGTTTATTAAAATTAAAAAACCAATTACTTATGATAATGGCAAAGGCGCTTGGGCTACTTTAAAACCCTATGATGGTTTTAAGATTAAGTTTGAGATCGACTTTAAACATCCAGCAGTCGATGCAACGGCACAGTTTTTAGAAGTGGATTTTGCACGGCAAGCCTATGCGAGTGAGATTTCTCGGGCGCGTACTTTTGGCTTTATGCGTGATATTGAAAAATTGCGCTCCTTAAATTTGGGACTAGGCGGAAGCTTGGAAAATGCCATTGTGTTAGATGACTATCGAGTTTTGAATCGAGAAGGCTTGCGCTATAGCGATGAGTTTGTGCGCCACAAAATCTTAGACGCAATTGGTGATCTATATACGTTAGGGCACGGCATTATTGGAGCTTATCATGGTTTTAAATCAGGGCATGCGATTAATAATTTGCTCGTGCGCGAATTACTTAAGCAACGCGAAGCTTGGGACATTGTGACTTTAGGTCATACTCAGAAAGAAAAAGCAATCTTTGCGGATAACTACACTTTAGCGCCACTCTGA
- the secA gene encoding preprotein translocase subunit SecA encodes MLGSVAKKLFGSRNDRLIKGYSKVVKIINGLEDKFVALTDEQLKAKTTEFRARYAKGETLDALLPEAFATVREASKRVLGMRHYDVQLIGGMVLHDGKIAEMRTGEGKTLVATLTAYLNALSSKGVHVITVNDYLAQRDATMMSKLYGFLGLTTGVIISELDSNQRRNSYSADITYGTNNEFGFDYLRDNMAFSKEERVQRELNYAIVDEVDSILIDEARTPLIISGPSQDASDLYRALDAIVPKLKRKAGGEKDEGEGDYYVDEKARQVYLTEDGQEYAEQLLQEAGVLVDGAGLYDAASITILHHLNAALRAHSLFQRNVDYIVRDNKIVIVDEFTGRTMPGRRWSEGLHQAIEAKEGVDIQAENQTLASITFQNYFRLYKKLSGMTGTADTEAFELQQIYKLEVVVIPTNKPMIRIDSNDLIYMTIGEKYDAIIKDIQQCVEKGRPVLVGTASIENSELVSDKLKALRIPHEVLNAKQHEREAHIIANAGRPGAVTIATNMAGRGTDIMLGGSVEEELNMLGDNRTPEAVEKIRAMWKKRHDAVIASGGLHIVGTERHESRRIDNQLRGRSGRQGDPGSSRFYLSLEDNLMRIFASDRVKGLMQKLGMEKGQAIEAGLVSRSIESAQAKVEAHNYDIRKHLLEYDDVANDQRKVIYEQRSDLLEVQDIQDMINSIRVDVVDSTISKHIPAGSVPEQWDIPGLEKQLNEEFALALPVQQWLDTDKNLYEETLRERIQTEVEQTIKAKETLIGSESMRRLEREVMLHILDSHWKDHLAAMDYLRQSVGLRGYAQKNPKQEYKREAFEMFQEMLERIKHEVISFLARIQVNTTAPEPEPTPEPQYRHYSHPRVASALQVEEDDEVVDAMTPEKPYRPDKTKVGRNDPCPCGSGKKYKQCHGQLA; translated from the coding sequence ATGCTCGGTTCTGTTGCCAAAAAATTGTTCGGAAGTCGGAATGACCGACTGATTAAGGGATACTCAAAAGTTGTCAAAATCATCAATGGCTTAGAGGATAAGTTTGTTGCTCTGACGGATGAGCAATTAAAGGCAAAAACCACAGAATTTCGCGCCCGCTACGCTAAGGGTGAAACCTTAGATGCCTTACTACCAGAAGCCTTTGCTACCGTGCGTGAGGCCAGTAAACGGGTGTTAGGCATGCGCCATTATGATGTGCAATTAATCGGCGGTATGGTGCTGCATGATGGCAAAATTGCTGAGATGCGCACGGGCGAGGGTAAAACTTTAGTCGCTACCTTAACAGCCTACCTCAATGCGCTCTCTAGCAAAGGGGTGCATGTTATTACAGTGAATGACTATCTAGCCCAACGTGACGCTACGATGATGTCTAAACTGTACGGTTTCTTAGGTTTAACCACGGGCGTGATTATCAGTGAACTCGATTCCAATCAGCGCCGTAATTCTTACAGTGCCGATATTACCTATGGAACGAATAATGAATTTGGTTTCGATTATTTACGCGACAATATGGCGTTTAGTAAAGAGGAGCGGGTGCAACGTGAACTCAACTATGCCATTGTCGACGAGGTTGACTCGATTCTGATTGATGAGGCACGGACTCCGTTAATTATTTCTGGTCCAAGCCAAGATGCGTCAGACTTATATCGTGCCTTAGATGCTATTGTCCCCAAACTCAAGCGTAAAGCCGGCGGTGAAAAAGATGAAGGTGAGGGCGATTATTATGTGGACGAAAAAGCCCGCCAAGTTTATCTCACCGAAGATGGACAAGAATATGCCGAGCAGTTATTGCAAGAGGCTGGTGTATTAGTCGACGGTGCAGGTTTATATGATGCTGCCAGTATCACTATCCTACATCATCTCAATGCCGCACTCCGCGCCCACTCTTTGTTCCAACGCAATGTCGATTACATCGTTCGTGACAACAAGATCGTCATTGTGGATGAGTTTACTGGACGCACTATGCCCGGTCGCCGTTGGTCAGAGGGGTTACATCAAGCGATTGAGGCGAAGGAAGGGGTGGATATTCAGGCTGAAAATCAAACCTTAGCCTCGATTACCTTCCAAAACTATTTCCGCCTCTATAAAAAACTCTCTGGTATGACCGGTACGGCCGATACCGAAGCCTTTGAGTTACAACAAATTTATAAGCTTGAAGTCGTCGTTATTCCTACTAATAAGCCTATGATTCGGATCGATTCTAATGATTTGATCTATATGACTATCGGTGAAAAGTACGACGCGATTATTAAAGATATTCAGCAGTGTGTAGAAAAAGGTCGCCCTGTGCTAGTAGGTACGGCGTCTATTGAAAACTCGGAATTAGTCTCAGATAAACTAAAAGCGCTGCGTATTCCTCACGAAGTACTTAATGCTAAGCAACACGAGCGTGAGGCACATATTATCGCCAATGCGGGGCGTCCCGGCGCTGTTACGATTGCGACCAATATGGCAGGTCGTGGTACAGACATTATGCTAGGGGGCAGTGTTGAAGAAGAGCTAAATATGTTGGGTGATAATCGCACCCCTGAAGCGGTAGAAAAAATTAGAGCGATGTGGAAAAAGCGCCATGATGCGGTGATTGCCTCAGGTGGTTTGCATATTGTGGGTACTGAGCGCCATGAGTCACGTCGTATCGATAACCAGCTACGTGGACGGTCGGGGCGTCAAGGTGATCCAGGTTCATCACGTTTTTACCTGTCACTTGAAGATAATCTGATGCGTATTTTTGCCTCTGACCGAGTAAAGGGTTTGATGCAAAAACTCGGTATGGAAAAAGGGCAAGCGATTGAAGCAGGGCTAGTCTCACGCTCGATTGAAAGTGCTCAGGCGAAAGTGGAAGCGCATAACTATGATATTCGTAAGCACTTACTCGAATACGATGATGTTGCTAATGATCAGCGCAAGGTCATTTACGAACAACGTTCAGACCTATTAGAAGTACAAGATATTCAGGACATGATTAACTCTATTCGAGTTGATGTGGTGGATAGTACTATCAGTAAACATATTCCAGCCGGTAGTGTTCCAGAGCAATGGGATATTCCTGGTTTAGAAAAGCAGCTAAATGAAGAGTTTGCTTTAGCTTTACCCGTTCAGCAGTGGCTAGATACGGATAAAAATCTTTATGAAGAAACCTTGCGTGAACGCATTCAAACTGAGGTTGAGCAGACTATAAAGGCTAAAGAAACGCTCATTGGTTCTGAAAGTATGCGCCGCTTGGAGCGTGAAGTGATGCTGCATATTTTAGATTCGCATTGGAAAGATCACTTAGCCGCTATGGATTACTTGCGCCAAAGTGTAGGCTTACGAGGCTATGCGCAAAAGAATCCTAAACAAGAATACAAGCGTGAAGCGTTTGAAATGTTCCAAGAAATGTTGGAGCGGATTAAACATGAGGTGATTTCGTTCTTAGCCCGCATTCAGGTCAATACCACAGCGCCTGAGCCAGAACCAACACCTGAGCCACAATATCGTCATTATTCCCATCCGCGTGTAGCCAGTGCGCTCCAAGTGGAAGAGGACGATGAGGTAGTTGATGCCATGACACCGGAAAAGCCTTATCGCCCTGACAAAACTAAAGTAGGGCGCAATGATCCCTGTCCTTGTGGTTCAGGCAAAAAATATAAACAATGTCACGGTCAATTGGCTTAA
- a CDS encoding D-alanine--D-alanine ligase, with protein MNDNKKRFGKVAVLYGGWSAERPVSLKSGAQVLQGLLAAGVDAHGIDAGRDIIDVLKTGQYDRVFNIMHGRGGEDGVIQGALELLGIPYTGCGVMASAISMDKLITKRLWLGTGLPTPNYRVLTATSDFGAVVAELGLPLMVKPVKEGSSIGMTKVKEANQLADAYKKAAEFCPVVIAEQWITGQEFTAGILANEPLPLIRVEVPGEFYTYDAKYISNETQYHCPCGLAPELEAQLQQLALTAFQTVGGSGWGRVDMMLDNAQRPWLIEVNTNPGMTDHSLVPMAARQAGMSFSQLVVKVLETTLV; from the coding sequence ATGAATGATAATAAAAAACGCTTTGGTAAAGTAGCTGTATTGTATGGGGGCTGGTCTGCGGAGCGTCCAGTGTCACTCAAAAGTGGTGCTCAAGTATTGCAAGGGCTATTAGCAGCAGGCGTTGATGCGCATGGCATTGATGCCGGACGCGATATTATCGATGTCTTAAAAACAGGTCAGTATGACCGTGTATTTAATATTATGCATGGTCGCGGCGGCGAAGACGGTGTGATTCAAGGGGCTTTAGAGTTATTAGGTATCCCTTATACAGGTTGTGGCGTAATGGCCTCAGCGATTAGTATGGATAAATTAATTACTAAACGCCTGTGGTTAGGGACTGGATTACCGACACCTAATTATCGAGTATTAACGGCAACGAGTGATTTTGGCGCGGTCGTAGCTGAACTGGGTCTACCTTTAATGGTAAAGCCCGTTAAAGAGGGTTCCAGCATTGGTATGACTAAGGTGAAGGAGGCTAATCAATTAGCCGATGCTTATAAAAAGGCAGCTGAATTTTGCCCAGTAGTGATTGCCGAGCAATGGATTACTGGACAGGAGTTTACGGCGGGTATTTTAGCGAATGAGCCTTTGCCGCTAATTCGTGTGGAAGTCCCCGGAGAATTTTACACTTATGATGCTAAATACATTTCCAATGAAACCCAATATCATTGTCCTTGTGGTTTAGCACCTGAGCTTGAAGCACAACTCCAACAATTAGCCCTGACAGCATTTCAAACCGTCGGTGGTAGTGGTTGGGGGCGTGTGGATATGATGTTAGATAATGCACAGCGCCCTTGGTTAATTGAGGTCAATACTAACCCCGGCATGACTGACCATAGTTTGGTTCCGATGGCAGCTAGACAAGCGGGTATGAGCTTTTCACAATTAGTAGTTAAAGTATTGGAGACCACTTTGGTATGA